A single genomic interval of Lepidochelys kempii isolate rLepKem1 chromosome 13, rLepKem1.hap2, whole genome shotgun sequence harbors:
- the B4GALT5 gene encoding beta-1,4-galactosyltransferase 5 isoform X3, whose protein sequence is MMQAQGIMIRENMRTIGAQVYEQVVRSAYAKRNSSMNDSDYPLDLNHSETFLQTTTFLPEDFTYFPNHTCPERLPSMKGPIDVNMSEIRMEDIHQLFSKDLSINLGGHWKPDDCLPRWKVAILIPFRNRYEHLPVLFRHLIPMLQRQRLQFAFYVIEQAGNQPFNRAMLFNIGFREAMKDLDWDCLIFHDVDHIPENDHNYYGCGQMPRHFAAKLDKYMYLLPYNEFFGGVSGLTVEQFRKINGFPNAFWGWGGEDDDLWNRVQYAGYSVTRPRGVTGKYKSIPHHHRGEVQFLGRYALLRKSKERQVLDGLSNLNYFPNITYDALYKNITVNLTPELALVNEY, encoded by the exons ATGATGCAAGCCCAAGGCATCATGATTCGTGAGAACATGAGAACAATAGGAGCTCAGGTTTATGAGCAGGTGGTCCGCAGTGCCTATGCCAAGAGGAACAGCAGCATGAATGACTCAG ATTATCCTCTTGATTTGAACCACAGTGAAACCTTTCTGCAAACCACAACTTTTCTTCCTGAAGATTTTACCTACTTTCCAAACCATACCTGTCCCGAGAGACTCCCTTCTATGA AGGGCCCAATTGATGTAAATATGAGTGAAATCAGAATGGAGGATATCCATCAATTATTCTCTAAAGACCTGTCTATCAACCTAGGAGGCCATTGGAAACCTGATGACTGCCTGCCTCGCTGGAAG GTGGCAATCCTGATACCATTCCGCAATCGTTATGAGCATCTTCCAGTTCTCTTTAGGCACCTTATTCCAATGCTGCAGCGCCAACGTTTACAGTTCGCATTTTATGTCATTGAGCAA GCTGGTAACCAACCATTTAACCGTGCCATGCTCTTCAATATTGGCTTTCGGGAAGCAATGAAGGACTTGGACTGGGATTGTCTGATCTTTCATGATGTGGACCATATACCAGAAAATGACCATAACTATTATGGATGTGGACAGATGCCAAGACACTTTGCAGCCAAGCTGGATAAATATATGTATCT GCTTCCTTATAATGAGTTCTTTGGTGGAGTGAGTGGCTTAACAGTGGAACAGTTTCGGAAGATCAATGGCTTTCCTAATGCGttctggggctggggcggagagGATGATGATCTTTGGAACAG GGTTCAGTATGCAGGCTACTCAGTGACTCGGCCACGAGGAGTCACCGGGAAATACAAGTCAATTCCACACCATCATCGAGGTGAAGTGCAGTTCCTGGGAAG GTATGCGTTGCTGAGGAAGTCAAAAGAGAGGCAAGTCCTGGACGGCCTCAGTAACTTGAACTACTTTCCAAACATTACGTATGACGCCTTGTATAAAAACATAACTGTTAACCTGACACCAGAGCTGGCTCTGGTAAATGAATACTGA
- the B4GALT5 gene encoding beta-1,4-galactosyltransferase 5 isoform X2 yields MKVNTYLFMMQAQGIMIRENMRTIGAQVYEQVVRSAYAKRNSSMNDSDYPLDLNHSETFLQTTTFLPEDFTYFPNHTCPERLPSMKGPIDVNMSEIRMEDIHQLFSKDLSINLGGHWKPDDCLPRWKVAILIPFRNRYEHLPVLFRHLIPMLQRQRLQFAFYVIEQAGNQPFNRAMLFNIGFREAMKDLDWDCLIFHDVDHIPENDHNYYGCGQMPRHFAAKLDKYMYLLPYNEFFGGVSGLTVEQFRKINGFPNAFWGWGGEDDDLWNRVQYAGYSVTRPRGVTGKYKSIPHHHRGEVQFLGRYALLRKSKERQVLDGLSNLNYFPNITYDALYKNITVNLTPELALVNEY; encoded by the exons TGAACACCTACCTCTTCATGATGCAAGCCCAAGGCATCATGATTCGTGAGAACATGAGAACAATAGGAGCTCAGGTTTATGAGCAGGTGGTCCGCAGTGCCTATGCCAAGAGGAACAGCAGCATGAATGACTCAG ATTATCCTCTTGATTTGAACCACAGTGAAACCTTTCTGCAAACCACAACTTTTCTTCCTGAAGATTTTACCTACTTTCCAAACCATACCTGTCCCGAGAGACTCCCTTCTATGA AGGGCCCAATTGATGTAAATATGAGTGAAATCAGAATGGAGGATATCCATCAATTATTCTCTAAAGACCTGTCTATCAACCTAGGAGGCCATTGGAAACCTGATGACTGCCTGCCTCGCTGGAAG GTGGCAATCCTGATACCATTCCGCAATCGTTATGAGCATCTTCCAGTTCTCTTTAGGCACCTTATTCCAATGCTGCAGCGCCAACGTTTACAGTTCGCATTTTATGTCATTGAGCAA GCTGGTAACCAACCATTTAACCGTGCCATGCTCTTCAATATTGGCTTTCGGGAAGCAATGAAGGACTTGGACTGGGATTGTCTGATCTTTCATGATGTGGACCATATACCAGAAAATGACCATAACTATTATGGATGTGGACAGATGCCAAGACACTTTGCAGCCAAGCTGGATAAATATATGTATCT GCTTCCTTATAATGAGTTCTTTGGTGGAGTGAGTGGCTTAACAGTGGAACAGTTTCGGAAGATCAATGGCTTTCCTAATGCGttctggggctggggcggagagGATGATGATCTTTGGAACAG GGTTCAGTATGCAGGCTACTCAGTGACTCGGCCACGAGGAGTCACCGGGAAATACAAGTCAATTCCACACCATCATCGAGGTGAAGTGCAGTTCCTGGGAAG GTATGCGTTGCTGAGGAAGTCAAAAGAGAGGCAAGTCCTGGACGGCCTCAGTAACTTGAACTACTTTCCAAACATTACGTATGACGCCTTGTATAAAAACATAACTGTTAACCTGACACCAGAGCTGGCTCTGGTAAATGAATACTGA